In Acipenser ruthenus chromosome 58, fAciRut3.2 maternal haplotype, whole genome shotgun sequence, a genomic segment contains:
- the LOC131725004 gene encoding zinc finger protein 501-like encodes MESSHCEDYPAEEICMKPNQPVSEDTGSSVGEEGTVLGDGCEVKPCRKVAVIQCCAVTLASVSCASKADLGRRTSTPAPQSKISTDEKLQRKQKHRQSTPRDEYVKKLRTHSVQNLSTQDSRPLPVGYTATPHPDSSATQGNFISLQTPQQIPSEQILYHCTECGTNFSDRGKLKRHQRIHTGEKPFVCPDCGRSFTQKGNLQTHQRIHKGEKPYECPDCGRRFNQKGSFERHQLTHSTDKPFQCADCGKGFNHKTSLQAHLQIHTGEKPYECPDCGRRFHQKGSFERHQLTHSTDKPFNCADCGKGFNRKTSLQTHQQIHKGEKPFQCADCGKGFYQKCVLQKHQRIHTGEKPYQCPDCGRRFNHKGNLQKHQQIHKGEKPFHCADCGRSFNQKGDLQRHQLTHSTDKPFHCVTFNNTSEFTQDRNRQL; translated from the exons ATGGAATCTAGCCATTGTGAAGATTATCCTGCTGAAGAGATCTGCATGAAACCCAATCAGCCTGTCTCTGAAGACACTGGTTCTAGTGTTGGAGAAGAGggcactgtgctggg TGATGGCTGTGAGGTGAAGCCTTGCAGGAAAGTGGCTGTGATTCAATGCTGTGCAGTAACCTTGGCTTCTGTTTCCTGCGCTTCTAAAGCAGATCTAGGAAGACGCACCTCCACTCCAGCACCCCAGAGCAAAATCTCTACTGATGAGAAACTGCAGCGtaagcagaaacacagacagtCGACACCCCGAGATGAATATGTGAAGAAACTGAGAACTCACTCGGTTCAGAATCTTTCTACACAAGATAGCCGACCACTTCCTGTGGGATATACAGCGACTCCACATCCCGACAGTTCTGCAACCCAGGGCAACTTCATTTCCCTACAAACTCCCCAGCAGATTCCTTCAGAGCAGATcttgtatcactgtactgaatgtggcacCAATTTCAGTGACCGGGGAAAGCTGAAAAGACACCaacgtattcacacaggagagaaaccatttgtgtgtcctgactgtgggaggagttttaCTCAGAAAGGaaaccttcaaacacaccagcgaattcacaagggagagaaaccgtatgagtgtcctgactgtgggaggcgttTTAATCAGAAAGGAAGCTTTGAAagacaccagctaactcacagtacagataaaccaTTTCAATGTGCCGATTGTGGGAAAGGCTTTAATCATAAAACTTCACTTCAAGCACACctgcaaattcacacaggagagaaaccgtatgagtgtcctgactgtgggaggcgttttcatcagaaaggaaGCTTTGAAagacaccagctaactcacagtacagataaaccgTTTAattgtgctgattgtgggaaaggttTTAATCGTAAAACTTCActtcaaacacaccagcaaattcacaagggagagaaaccgtttcaatgtgctgattgtgggaaaggttTTTATCAGAAATGTgtccttcaaaaacaccagcgaattcacacaggagagaaaccgtatcagtgtcctgactgtgggaggcgttTTAATCACAAAGGtaaccttcaaaaacaccagcaaattcacaagggagagaaaccgtttcactgtgcagattgtgggaggagttttaatcagaaaggtgATCTTCAAagacaccagctaactcacagtacagataaaccatttcactgtgtgaccttcaacaacaccagcgaattcacacaagATAGAAACCGACAGCTTTGA